The Fusarium poae strain DAOMC 252244 chromosome 2, whole genome shotgun sequence nucleotide sequence ACGCTGTTACCCCGGAGCTGTTCAGCATCGCCTCTCTTCATAAAATTCGGTACCTTCGTCACGAGATCATAGACATATATCATAGCCGAAATGTCACCAGCTGAAGATAAGGTGGGTTCGATACTAGCTGCGCAACAGCTCGGATATTGTAACTAATGCACCTCACCCACAGAGCGAGACCGCCGGCGAGGTCGACTTTGGCGATAACATCGACATGCTCACTTTTGAGCAAATTCTGGAGATGGACGAGCCAGGCGACAATGAGTTCAGTTCATCCATTGTGTTCGGTTTTTTCGAGCAGGCCGAGGAGACCTTTGACCAGATTAAGAATGCATTGTGAGTAGAATTCGACCAACACCAGCACAGGGATATTCTGCGCTCTGGTGGAAGAGCTTTAGCTGACCATCTTTTCTGTAATTCTGACAGGGAAGAGGAGGATCTCGAGGAATTATCTTCTCTTGGCCACTTCCTCAAGGGTTCATCGGCGACGCTAGGACTCATCAAGATCAGGGACGGATGTGAAGCGATCCAGCGATACGGCAAGAATGAGAATTTGGACGGTTCTCCGCAAACAGACAACGAGAAATGCCTAAAGCTCATTGGCGAATATTTCACGACTGTCAAAGAGGACTACGAAACAGTAGAGAAGCTCCTGAGGCAATACTACGAATCAAAGGAATAAAGCATTCACCAAATACTGCCTCGGATCAAGCCGACAAGTTCACTCGGATCAGGACTAGTCCTCTCTATGGCACAATAGCCTAACGGAAGGCTTGTCACACACCTTGGACGAGGGACATTTTCTTTACGCCAAATAGTCGTTGTGTTTAGGTATATTCAGGGATGGAAGAGGCCGGGTTCATCGAAGCAGATACCCCAGGCCTTGAAAGGCTTGAGGCTTAGAGGACGACCCGCCAGGTCAATCATGCTCAGGGGTGTTACGAGGAAGTGCGGAAGGACATACCATTCCACTCCTCTTTGAATTGAAAAGCCTATTTGGAGATATGAAGAAGAGACGGGAGATAGACTTAACAGAGTATGGAATTGGtgcaaaaaaagaagacTGTCCGCACTCGTAACTCCTTAATTTTGCATTCCGTTTCAAAGGCCATTTGTCACCGTGAGATCTGTCTCATGAAattgcttttctttcttggtcttgagatCAGTCACTTCTTGCTTATCGAATCCCTACCACTGTGACTGATCTGATACGTCTCCCGAAAGCTCTGACATTGGTGGGGTAATCTTGACGCACCTTAAAGTACTGACACCACAGAAACCCGCCGATACGAAGACCTGACATCATCAAGGTGTTGCCAGACAACGTCAGATCGGTTACACGCAGCGTGTTAGTGATGTTCCACAACCACCACTCTACCGCGTGGCAGGGTGTGcgagtattttatattcgTGCCCTCTACGAGTTGGGGTCTGCTAGAAATATACCGGAACGAGATTAGTTGGCTAACTTGACCAGTTGACGACTAGTGAATATTGAATTATACATCAAGCATAGTCTTGGAGGATAATCCTGGAGCCAAGACAATTACTTTCCCTCACAAAAATTAAACAAGCAGAAATATGCCGCCCAAACCAGTCAGGGCGTCCCCAACACATTTTGTGTGCATTCCCTTGGCCGGGCCACAGCTCATTAGAGCTGTGGCTGCTTTCCGTACAGAGGTCACCAATCCCGCTAGCTTTGGTATTCCTCCAACGGCAGTACGTCCAGTCGGCACGATGCATTTGACCCTTGGTGTCATGAGCCTCAAGGACGAAGGCATTCAGCAAGCAGCCGAAGTACTCAGGAGCCTGAAGTTGACCGAGTTCCTTGCAAATGCCAGGGCCGGGACATCCTTGACTGAAGAGCGACTCTCGCTGACGCTCAAGGGCTTACATGCTATGCAATCACCGGCAAAAACTACGGTGCTTTACGCTGCTCCTGTTGACACGGAGGGGATCCTTTACAAATTCTGCGAGCAGATCAAGACTACGTTCCAAGAGGCGGGACTGATGACCAAGGAGGACAGACCGTTGTTACTGCATGCAACTGTGGTCAACACCATCTATGTCAAGGAtgagagaggaagaagaattcGAGAAAGGTTGACAATCGATGCACGGGACATGGTTAGTCTTTATGATGACTACGTTTGGCTAGAAGATATGCCTCTAGACAAAGTCACGTTATGTCGAATGGGTGCAAAGAAGATTGAGGGAACAGATGATGAAGCGTATGAAGTAGAGGCTGAAGTCGAGCTTTAGTGGAATTCTCGAACGAATATCGTGGCTAAAGTCGTGGCCCAGGGAAGTCTGGAGGCGAGATTTACACTAGGCTGCTAGATTACCTTGATAGAGAGACATGACATGATATGTGATAAATTATCTCGAGACCAAATAGGAGTGGTCGTGGACAAGGCAGACGTTTTACCTCTTCGTATTTGATAGTGGATTACCAACCATCAATCATGACAAGTGAAGGCTGACAGAGCAGTCGAGGGCATCAATTTGGAATTAACAAATAGGCAGCAGTATTCCTCTTGGAAAATATCGCTCTGTAAGAACACTGGTATTTAATTACACTTGGAATACATTATAATGCATGAGAATTGCGTACGTTCCATGTGAGCCGTAGGCATAAACCCCAGTCGTTGTTTGACGTGGATTTGACACCGACGTTGTTATAAACTCAGAATTAGCGCACCCTCCAGTGGATGGTCGCCTAAAGTCCTTAATCAATTGTCCCCTCCAGGCATCAGAATAGAGAAACCAACGTCATCAACATAACTTCCCGATATCTCTCCATGCGATCAGCCAAGCTTCAATAGAACTTCCACCGCACTTGATGCCAGAAACAATGTGGAAACAGGATCGCCTATCTTTGGACCCCACGACTTGACGATCCGATCCTCTGCAGTGGAGGTATACACACACACCACACCGAGATCTGACAGCTCCGCCTCGTTACCGCCATGAACAATTCTGAAAAGCGCCGTCCAGGCACCGGGAACTCGTCTACCCATACCCTACGAACCGGTGCTTCGAGCAACAATAGCCGAACCAGCATGCCCGCCATGCCTGCAAAAGTTGCCATGGCAGCTACCACCAACGCGACCCCCGAAGAGACACATGAGACGAGCAGCAACAATGGCGGTGCCCCGCTcaaagagaaggagagcGCAGCTACAGGGACTAATAGTACAAAGGAAAAGGACCGTGAAAAGGAGCGCAAAGAACGGAGAgacaagagagagaaagagcgAGGACTAGAGGCTGCTCTGAAAGAGAAGGATGAGAAGATTGCGTACCTCGAGAAGGAGATGGGCATCATGGAACGCGAATTCCACCGCGAATTGGACAAGCTCAGCCAGAACGAAAGCGAGACGGCGACATTCTGGCAGGCCAAACACAGTGCATTGAACCAACAATATCTACGGACGGATACAGAGCTACGGCTTTTGCGCGCTGAAGTCGAAGTACGAGAAGGCGAGCGCGAAGAGCTTCGAGAAGGATGGGAGGTTCTACGGCGAGAACTAAAAGAGCGAGATGATGAGATTCGGGGACTGAGGGGTCAAGTACGAGGATTGAAAGAGTGGGTGAGTAACAGCACAAGAACAGATGGGCAAGAGTGCGACGAGGTCTTTGGGGATGGAATGGCACGGCTAGGTAACGGTCTTCAGAATTGGGTCATTGTCAACTTTCGCAAAGCCAAGATAAGTTAGTGAGATCCCTTCTCATCGGAAGATATCGAGCGCTAATATCGGGCAGATCTGGATAATTTAGACGAGGCGACGTTGGCTGAGATTAGCGAGCTTGTGCCCATGTATGAGGAGCTTGCATCATCACACAAGGTTTATCTACTACAATCTATTGTATCCAGGATATTAGTCGAGATGGTGTTTGACGCCTACTTTGTCGGCTTAACAGAAGAGCAGACGCAGCAATTCAGGCAACTAGAAAAACTGCTGTCTTCGTATGGTATGCGTCTTGTCACTAGCTAATACGACCACTCGCTAACTCTTGCAGCCGACTCTGACGAAGCCATCAACCAATGGCGGTCCTCCACTCTATCTCTCCTCCGTCGAGATTCATCTTCTCTTAAGGAATCAACATCCTCCGTTACCGAAGTCATCTTGAAGCGAATAACCCGTCTTCTCGATGCACTGTGTGGCACATCTCCCTCAGAAGCTCGAGACAGCGGACTACGAGTTCTTGTCAACAACTCGATCGAGCTCGCGCGCCTCGTTACTGTTCAGAAAGCCGTTCTTCGAGTCAACATGCCTACAGTGTTACCACACCAAAGAATCATGTTTGAATCTGAAACGATGGAAGATTTAGGCggagaagacgaagaatCATTAACGGGGAGAGAAATCTGCTGTGTCGCTTTCCCAGGGGTGATTAAACATGGTGATGAGCATGGAGGGCATTTACAGTACCGAAATGTTATACTCAAGGCGAGGGTGCTATGCAGCCCCGAGCAGGACGGAATGTCTGATTAGATGGTCTCGAAGACCCTAGACCTCGACAAGCAACGAGTGACTTGGCTGCTGGTTTCCTCGGAGACCATTTAGTATGCATTGCATCTATAACCACCCCCGGGTAGTCCGGTGGGCATAAGATCACGTCGAGGAATCTTAATCGCTATGAGAAACACAATATTATGGACACTTATATCGAGTGTAGTGGACGTGAATAGTACAAATAGATTAGGGATACTATGCATTAATGAGTTACGAAAGCGTTTCTACATATATTCTTCTAAACATAAAGACGGCGTGATTGATTTAAAGGATCCTTTCAATATTGTGGCATACCCCTTCATCCCCGGGACCTTATGAAGCATCACTTGTATAACTATGCAGTTTAGTAGATGAACGACAGATATTTCCCATTCGCCTCCGCTATGACAAAATCCCGACTAAAACTACCAGAAACCCTAAGTACGAGAATATCCATAACCATACCGACATGCATCGCGTTCAAACAATCTCGCATAAACCTCATCCCAGGCATTATCTCCGTAAACATAATGGGCCGCACCAAACGATCTAGACATGACAGAATATGTATACTTGAACACACGAGTAGCATGACTATGCGCCGTTCGGCTGTTCCGGCCCTTTGCCATCGTCATCGCCGTCCTTTGGTGGCGGAGGTGGGGGTTGGTCCTCTccttctgctgctgctgctgccgcggcggcctcttcctcggcTATCATTTGTCTAAGGAATtcagcttcatcatcatccatggCTTCTTGGATTGCTTCGCCGTCCACCTCCTCCTCGCCGATGGGATTCTCAGGAATGATGCCGTTCTGGCGTTGCCAAACCTCTCGTCTGATTCGATCGTCCTTGGCTTTGCGCGCCCGCTCAACCTCTTCAAACCCGCCAGACTTCTTGAGCTTGCCATCTGCGACAAAGTTGACGATTTCGCGATGCATGGGGTTGATGTTTCGCGTTGCAAGTTCCTTCTGGCGGAGCTTCTCGGCACGCTCGATAGCCTCAAGGCGATCTTCATGGTTTGGTTGTAAAGCTCTCACTTCACCGAGAACACCCTCCTTTGCCGCACCCTGGTCAGTACTGTTACCGAGGCTGACGAGACCCTTTGAGAATTGCCGAGCGTTTCCAGCGCTGGCACCAGTGCCATTGTCCTTCATCTGTTCCTTAGTCGCCTGCTCCACAAGAGTAAACGTCTCGGAAGCCTTCTCCAAATCGTCTCTCAGATCAACCAAAAGATCCTCCATAAGGCGAAGCTCGTCACGACCCTGGCAAACGTCTTCTAGTTCTTTCTCCCAGATCTTGGTCCAGATGGGCTTCTCCTGAACCATATATTCTTCCATTCTCTTCAATTCCTTGCTCAAAGTCGCGATATCCTTGCCAACGGAATCTAATTGTCTTGGTAGCGGTCGGACACCACGGTGCACCACATCCTTGCGCAGGTCCTCAATAAGATCCTGGAGGTCGTCCACTTTACCAACCAATCGGTCAGAGTCACCGTTAAGTTGTTTGCGTCCGCTAGTAACGTATGAGTAGCCAGCGTCGCCCTCGATATCGGGGATAGCAGCCTTGGTCGCGGCGACCTTGACGTTGGCAGCTTTGGTACGAATAGTAGCCATCGAATCCTGGATATCGGCTTGGAAATTAGAGTAGGTTTGGCGCATAACAGCCAGGTCTTGTTTAAGGCTCCTTAATTCTCCGAGTTGACTGTTATTCAACTTGCGTCCGGAGGTAAATTGTGTTCTTCCTCCATCCGCCGAGGCCGCTGCCGCTGGTGGTGATAGTGCGAGTCGAGCCATCTCGTTCGCTGCTTCCTGCTGCCGGTCTGACACTCGTTGAAGGGCTGCCCCTTGATCTGTTACTGTTTGCTTAACATCACGAACGATGTCCGCCAAAGAAGCAATTCCCTCATCGATATGCCTCTTTACCTCGTCCAAAGCCTCTACGTTAAGGACAAGAACAGTTCGATCCTTCACATCAGCCAAATCCTCCAATTCATGGCGTACACCGGAGATTGGGTCTTGAATGTAGATTTCGGGGAGATCTGCGCCATTCTGTTGTGTATTCCAAGAGAATTTCTCAATAAAAGCGAGTTGCAACCGTCCAATTGTGAGCTCGGCCCTTCCCTCTGACAAAACAAACTTCTTCACTTTAGACTTGTACTGTAGGAACAAGGTGAGATCCTTTGAAGGTGTTGGAGGTGGAGAGTCTTGGAAGTATGATGTTGCAGCAGGTTTTGATGGTGGTGTGGGTACAACCTCGGGTTCGGGCTTGGATTTCTCAGTTCTGGGTGTTTCGGGCGAATTACCATCGTCCTGAAAGAACATAGGGTCCGTAGGAGGCCCGCTAAGTGTCGCGCTGGCAGCATATGCGTCGTCTGGAGTCTGGGGCACAGGACTATCTATTTTGGAGGGCAGTTCTGCTGCGGGATTCTCTTCAGAGACCTTGTCTGGTATCCTGACAGGAGAGTCTTCGGCCGTGTTTGCTCGCATGGACTGACTTGAGTTATTGCGGTTGTGCCGGATAGATTGTCGACCCTGTACAGCACGCAGGGATTCTCGAACCTCCTTTCTTCCTCTATTGGGTATGGGCGAGTTTTGCGAAGGCAAAATTGGAACGCCATTGGCACCACCTAGATGTTTGGATATTTGATATTGAGAGTACCGACGTGAAGCTCGTCGTTCTAAGTCTCCACCCTTCTGCAGAGCTGCCAGGGCGCTTGAAGTGTTGTCCGGCGGAGTGGGCGGCGGAGGAGGAAACGAATCGATGTTGAGTTCTCCTCCCTGAGGTCCAGAAGGTGCACTAGGTCCCGTAGGGATTGAGCTCTCGCCTTCAGGATAAGGTGGTACCACGGGCATGTTTTGCATCGTGTTGCTAGAAAGTGAAGACTGTTCTGATATCGCGGATTGTCGAGACGATTCACGCTGAGCGTTGAAGCGGCGTGGAGACCGGTTCGTACTACCGCTCGACGATGGTAAGTTTTCAGTCGGCTGCGCCTCAGGTGGAGGTTGGAACCCATTCTCTAGACCCTCCTCCAACATGTTGGTGAGCCCGCTGTTGCCACTGCCAACTGTGCTGACGCTGGTTGCACGGTCGGGCGGCGCATGGCCGTCGCGATCTCGAGCTTGTTTCTGGCGTAGCTTCTGTTGTTTGCGCTTCAGACCGTGTAacaaattaataattatgtCGCGGATCCTGGGCAAATATTTCTCTAAGCTCTCAGCGCTGGCCTCCTGGCTCAGCGTCGCCTCAAGTATATGTCGCAAGGAATCAGGGACGTTTCCTAAGTCAGATGTGTCAACATGAATGGCAGTGAATGCGCGACAAGCCATGTTGAATTCGTAGCCCAGGCGCACGTAAACGTCTGACACCTGGCTGTCGGTGGCTTGTCCCCGCGACCATTGCGTCAAGGTTTCTAAAAGCTGTTTCGTTGCAACGAGGAGGTGGGTGACGCTCTTTTCGATCTGCGATAGAGGCATATTCGAACCGCTACCACCAGAACCCTGGAGAACGAGGGTGTCAGCAACTTGATTGTAATCGGGCATAGACGTGGGGCAAGCAGGGCTCGGCAAGGGCACAAGATTGCCCACGTTGCGAATTATATACTTACTTCACGATTCATCCTTCGAGAGCCAGTGGATTGTACAGACCTCGCTGAGGCGCTCGAGGCCCGAGCCTGCAGTGCTGGGGAGATGGACCGAACAGGAACATTAGGTGGTGGTCCAGGCTCAGCGCCAGGCGAACGACGATGGGCAAAGGCGCGTTGAGAACCGGATGACGGAGCTTGCATTTCGGCTTATGTTTATAATATCTGGTGTTCGCGGCAGGAAATATGTAATCGATAGAGGTCGAAGAAATGAGAAGGAGTGGCAACCCCGGTCGAGAAGGACAATTTGGGGATTGAGCGCCGAGGGAATTGCTTAATGATCGGATTTCGGAGGCCTTCGAGGGGCCAGAGGCATCATCAAAATGAATGAACTGTTGAGAAATCGCAAGAGCGGGTGGTGGCGTCGCAAGGGAGGGACAAAGCTGTCGATATAGCGAGGGTATCGGGGTGGAAGTgactataaaaagtaaagagagGTTGAGATTGAGTCGAGTACAGTATGAAGTGTAcgatggatgatgatggtggtggaTGGATGACCTGCAACTCTACCAGTGACCCAATAGTCGAGGTAGCTGAAAGTGCAGTGCCCAACCTAACCTGGCTTTGCTTGATCTGTATCGACGATACCCCTGCATTGCAGCACGTGCCACCACAGCGAAGCGCAAGGCCTgaaagtaggtaggtatttaCTACGACCTGACCTATCCACGAGACTGGGAGAAATACCATCCAATtacttttgtttcttttgctaggtaggtatctaaCGTCCAAAAGCCGTTGGGACGATGAATTGGAATGTTCTCAGAAAACCAAACCCTTTTCGTTATCGTCCAGTAATTGAACTCCAAGATGAATCTCCAGTTTAAAGACATGCTTCTAGGCATGAATCTACGAGTTTTACTTATAACACGATAATGATCAATAACAGTAAAATGTCGCAAATCTATAACAATATCATCTATGCCATAATAGTAGACCTGCTATATGTTTTGCCGCAAAATGCGCTGTCGGCTAGGGAACGGCTTTAACGCTACAGCCGTCTTGGCTATCCGTTTCATGGATCCGGGGTTAACAAGTCAGGACCTTGTTTTATGCTTTCGATGAACTACCCCGTGAGTCTGAGCCATGCTTTTGGGAGGAGTACGTCTGTGGGCACAAAGAACAGAATAATTGAACTGGTTTGTTCATCGAGATTTAAGCTGGCCAAACAACATTCCCTCCTAGAGCCAGTAAACATAGCTGTCAAGACATTTTGAACTAGCTGACATAGGAATGAGCAACCTCAATTGTCTGAACCCTACCTAGACAAGCCAGCCCTTGAGTAAGCAACATCCTTCTCGCCTTTGTATCAATGAGTGATCGATTGATCAGCTAACTCTAATCAGAAACCAGAAATTCTCCCATTGTTCTTCGTCGCCCGAGTTTACACGATATGGCACCATGTTTTGATTTGCCATCCGGAGGGGATGCTCATGACTCCACATGTCCTCCCATATGTTCTGGCCAAGGTTCATCAATCTAGGAGGGAGTGTAGAGTTAAGGCACGCCCACTCATCCCTCTCCAAATGCCACGGACTGCGAACGTCACCCCTATTCATTGTGAACTGAATGAAGGTTGTTATAGTGAATTCGGCCAAGCATCGGTGACTTATTCTCTGAAGTCTTGTGAGCATGCTTAGACCTTGCGAGGTAAGGAAGCAGATGTATTCCTTCAGCTGCTGACAGAAATCGTTGTTCTGAAAGCAGTATAACAAGTACCTTTCGTCAGGTTGCATGAACCAATCGATTTGTAACTCGACCTTGCCGTGGATAGATTCGAGACGTTTAGCAACAATCGACAGTAGATCCCAATGTTTCTGCAATATGTAAAAACGAATGCAGTAAAACCTACCAAAGGTATTCATGCGACTGGACCAAGGCATCCATAGATGTCTGGCAAAAAATTGTTTTCGTATCGTCCCTCCATAGTTGAAGTATCTCCCACTGCTGACGTAGAACAAAAATCGGTTTCCTCGGTAGTAAGCCAGGCAATGACTTTCATAGTTGAAAGCGGCGTCCATAAACAGCTTTCGCTCCTCTCGTGTTAGTTCTATTAACGACTGAACACGTTGAAGCTCCTCTGGCGTGAGCTCAGCACCGAGTATTCttgttgctgatgctgatagTTGCTGTTGATATGTGTCAAAAATATTTTTTGCATCTTCTCCAACCTCCAACAATACACAGAGTGCTGCGAGCGAGAACCTGTGGAAACATGGTGGCTCAGATTCTTCAGCATTCTGGTCAAGAAGGGTCTCGAGATGTCTCTCAACCATGAAGTTCGACAAAGTGTGGAAGCCTGGTTGCTGTCTCATATGGCGTAGACGCCCTGCCAACGCGAAGGAGGGAAGATCCACGTCGCCGAAACGAGCCAACATACGAGTAACAAACAATTTTCGGTTCTCGAGAAGGACATGCAAGGTGACAGGGAAAGCTTTCACAAGTGAAAGAACATCCGAGTTGCAATATATCATTATTTCGAGCAGTAGCTCACATGGTAGATGATAGATGTAAGCCATGGTGTTGATGCGTTGTGATGAGAAGACAATAAGAAGAAAAATCATCGAAAATATAGCCAAAATACCTACGAGTATAAAATTACTGAATTCTTGAGTTAAATTATGCTTTAAAGtgtatcgatttcgcattagacttcgagggatacctatatcaaTCAAGCTTTAAAGTGTATGTTATATTTTCGCGATTAAAGCTGATCACATGGCAATAATCAACTATTTAGTTCAGATGAAGcagataaaaaaaaagtctaaAGGGCTAAATAATATCCTAAGAAGATCAAGGTTACATTTTAGATAGATAATAACACTATTCAGAAAACTCTTTCTGCAACTGCTAGGCTCCAGTCACGAATGTTGAAGCACTAAGTTTGTTGAAAAGATTTGGACTCCTGCGAAAAGTCAtgaaagtataaataaaaaattaagaT carries:
- a CDS encoding hypothetical protein (BUSCO:52270at5125), whose product is MPPKPVRASPTHFVCIPLAGPQLIRAVAAFRTEVTNPASFGIPPTAVRPVGTMHLTLGVMSLKDEGIQQAAEVLRSLKLTEFLANARAGTSLTEERLSLTLKGLHAMQSPAKTTVLYAAPVDTEGILYKFCEQIKTTFQEAGLMTKEDRPLLLHATVVNTIYVKDERGRRIRERLTIDARDMVSLYDDYVWLEDMPLDKVTLCRMGAKKIEGTDDEAYEVEAEVEL
- a CDS encoding hypothetical protein (BUSCO:55215at5125), with the protein product MSPAEDKSETAGEVDFGDNIDMLTFEQILEMDEPGDNEFSSSIVFGFFEQAEETFDQIKNALEEEDLEELSSLGHFLKGSSATLGLIKIRDGCEAIQRYGKNENLDGSPQTDNEKCLKLIGEYFTTVKEDYETVEKLLRQYYESKE
- a CDS encoding hypothetical protein (BUSCO:42700at5125), whose product is MNNSEKRRPGTGNSSTHTLRTGASSNNSRTSMPAMPAKVAMAATTNATPEETHETSSNNGGAPLKEKESAATGTNSTKEKDREKERKERRDKREKERGLEAALKEKDEKIAYLEKEMGIMEREFHRELDKLSQNESETATFWQAKHSALNQQYLRTDTELRLLRAEVEVREGEREELREGWEVLRRELKERDDEIRGLRGQVRGLKEWVSNSTRTDGQECDEVFGDGMARLGNGLQNWVIVNFRKAKINLDNLDEATLAEISELVPMYEELASSHKVYLLQSIVSRILVEMVFDAYFVGLTEEQTQQFRQLEKLLSSYADSDEAINQWRSSTLSLLRRDSSSLKESTSSVTEVILKRITRLLDALCGTSPSEARDSGLRVLVNNSIELARLVTVQKAVLRVNMPTVLPHQRIMFESETMEDLGGEDEESLTGREICCVAFPGVIKHGDEHGGHLQYRNVILKARVLCSPEQDGMSD
- a CDS encoding hypothetical protein (BUSCO:5988at5125), which produces MQAPSSGSQRAFAHRRSPGAEPGPPPNVPVRSISPALQARASSASARSVQSTGSRRMNREGSGGSGSNMPLSQIEKSVTHLLVATKQLLETLTQWSRGQATDSQVSDVYVRLGYEFNMACRAFTAIHVDTSDLGNVPDSLRHILEATLSQEASAESLEKYLPRIRDIIINLLHGLKRKQQKLRQKQARDRDGHAPPDRATSVSTVGSGNSGLTNMLEEGLENGFQPPPEAQPTENLPSSSGSTNRSPRRFNAQRESSRQSAISEQSSLSSNTMQNMPVVPPYPEGESSIPTGPSAPSGPQGGELNIDSFPPPPPTPPDNTSSALAALQKGGDLERRASRRYSQYQISKHLGGANGVPILPSQNSPIPNRGRKEVRESLRAVQGRQSIRHNRNNSSQSMRANTAEDSPVRIPDKVSEENPAAELPSKIDSPVPQTPDDAYAASATLSGPPTDPMFFQDDGNSPETPRTEKSKPEPEVVPTPPSKPAATSYFQDSPPPTPSKDLTLFLQYKSKVKKFVLSEGRAELTIGRLQLAFIEKFSWNTQQNGADLPEIYIQDPISGVRHELEDLADVKDRTVLVLNVEALDEVKRHIDEGIASLADIVRDVKQTVTDQGAALQRVSDRQQEAANEMARLALSPPAAAASADGGRTQFTSGRKLNNSQLGELRSLKQDLAVMRQTYSNFQADIQDSMATIRTKAANVKVAATKAAIPDIEGDAGYSYVTSGRKQLNGDSDRLVGKVDDLQDLIEDLRKDVVHRGVRPLPRQLDSVGKDIATLSKELKRMEEYMVQEKPIWTKIWEKELEDVCQGRDELRLMEDLLVDLRDDLEKASETFTLVEQATKEQMKDNGTGASAGNARQFSKGLVSLGNSTDQGAAKEGVLGEVRALQPNHEDRLEAIERAEKLRQKELATRNINPMHREIVNFVADGKLKKSGGFEEVERARKAKDDRIRREVWQRQNGIIPENPIGEEEVDGEAIQEAMDDDEAEFLRQMIAEEEAAAAAAAAEGEDQPPPPPPKDGDDDGKGPEQPNGA